TGGGGAGCaaggaaggctactttcacactagcggcaggatggatccgacaacCTATAGCatgacactatccactataacagtgactttcacttgccacccccttgacagtgacctccacaggggcccgtcccTTAACAGTGGCATTTACTGGATCGGGgccatgtccttttgaacagctcactctaagacagctgcactgtactgtctgagtgtgagctgcagggagaaagtcaccctccctcccaccccagcAGCTGAcaaaagtagatttttaccttcattttttcaagcCCTGTCGGCTGATcagtggagggggcgtggcctaaccagatcggggcgTGGCTTATCAGGACCTAGAAGTAGATTTTttgcttcattttttcaatctcagtccgctgaggagtgggagggggcgtggcctaaccggatcagggccatgtccttttgaacaactcactctaagacagcagcactgttctgtctgagtgtgagctgcagtgagaaagtcaccctccctcccacccctgcagctgacaggagtcgatttttacctttattttttcaatccttggtggctgaggagtggagggggcatggcctaaccagattgggGCGTGGCTTattgggacctagaagttgatttttaactttattttttcaatctcagtcggctgagtgggagggggcgtggactAACCtgatcaggggcatgtccttttgaacaacccactctaagacagcagcactgcttTGTCTgactgtgagctgcagggagaacgtcaccctccctcccacccctgcagcggacagaagttgattttttaccttcattttttcaatccacgTCAAGATAGAAACAAAGGGGGGGCTAGATGCACAGTCACAAATAAGCAGCGGAACCCTTATCCAGGAGTAGGTTCAGTCTCCTTAAAACAGTCAAATCCACAAGTAGTTGCAAGGACcgctggtaagtgacaggtctgtgcggcgcattgcttaatgatctgtcacttaccagtaggaggagctcccaggccgatcacagacagcgcagcaggtaagaataatgcttctaatattgctaagtaaccatggcaaccagaactgcagtagcgtcctggttgccatggttaccgatcagagaccaagcgattaaactgggactccgatcggaactctccgctgccaccaatgatcgggggggggaggggaggctgcacactgtgccaccaatgatattaatacaatagagggagggaggggggccgcacactgtgccaccaatgatattaacacaatagagggagggaagggggccgaggggggggggggcagcactggccaccaatgatattaatacaatagagggagggggggccgcactggccaccaatgaaattaaaactggggagggaggggggtctgccccctgctgcctggcagcccctgatctcttacagggggctatgatacgcacaattaaccccttcaggtgctgcTCCAACCGTTAGGAACTAGATCGTACATGGATGTCCTAATAAAGAAAAGGGATCCCGCATCCATCGGGatgtgttcacatggtgcggcttttgtATAGGATGTAAAAATAGGGCCAAGGAAGAGAAGAGAAACATCAATACAAGTATGGTGATGTCAACATCAAAACATAAAGAGTGCAaaataaaagggaatctgtcatctgaAACAGCGGGGGTAATCTACCTGTTAGAGTGCCCCTGCAAGACACAATATATAGGTCGTACGCTAAGAAAATTAAAAACCAGCATTGCTGAACATGTCTGAAACatcaagaggggtctggagatCCACAGTGTTTCGGCACATTTCAAAAAAGTGCACCAGAAAAATCTGAGCGGTTTAAGATTCTGTGCCGTTGAACTGGTGCGGAgacactggagagggggagacccTGTTAAACAGATAAACAAAAGAGAAGCAGAGTGGATATACGAGATGGGCACCCTCCTACCACATGGCCTTAACATAGAATGCAATATTAAGGCAGCTTGCATGTTATAATCGCAGGCTGTATAGTTTGCGCAAACTCTGTCATATTTTAACTTTTTCATATTGCCCATGCGATGCGCATGTGGATAATGTTTGCaatttgttgtttttatttgATATTGTGTATGATAGATTTTTGTATTATTGATGTTTTTAGTGTTGTTTGTATTAAATATATGTCACCCGCCCTCCGGACAAGACGGAAGTTGGGTGTGGCTCCAGCGCAATCTGGGAAGGATATTTAACATCGAGTCTGAGGGAATTCAGTTCCTtaacccctgacgaagcctaaggcgaaacccgggtcggatgcgattttatgaaatgtttttttATCACATGgactttgtaagtacaataaattggATACTTACTTTTACCACTCTTTGTCTTGTGAAGGAATTGGTGCCGTACATTGAAGTTTTCGGTTGGTATCAAAACGCTGCAGGAGACGTCCATAGGGGTGGATTGATAACAGCTGCCTGCTGGAGCGTGTGTTCAAGTCAGCATTGTGTCTATTACTGCTGGTAACAGCGCGGTCCTTGCAACTACTTGTGGATTTTTCAATCCACGTCGGCTGAAGAGTGGGAggaggcgtggcctaaccagatctggaCGTGGCTcatcgggacctagaagttgatttttaacttcattttttctatCTTaattggctgaggagtgggaggggggcgtggcctagctggatcgggggcgtgtccttttgaacagctcactctaatacagcagcactgtgctgtctgagtgtaagctgcagggagaaagtcattcTCCCTTCCACccttgcagctgacagaagttgatttttaccttaattttttcaatccccatggggtcaggagtgggaggggacgtggtctaaccagatcagggcgtggcttagcgggacctagaaattgatttttaacttcattttttcaatctcagtcggctgaggagttgagggggcgtggcctacccggatcaggggcgtggccttttgaacagctcactctaatacagcagcactgtgctgtctgagtgtaagctgcagggagaaagtcatcctccctcccacccctgcagctgacagaagtagatttttaccttaattttttcaatccccatggGGTcaagagtgggagggggcgtggtctaACCAGTTCCAGGGCGTGGCTTAGCGTGACCTGGGGacagggttttaagtcttttgtgggtggacacattgtggcaacacattgtggcagggggcgtgtctgggctccttcctgcaagtgttacgcccctctgggcaccttactggctcatttgcataccaaataaactggactttcagaggataaaaacatctattgctggaacaaaggcacatatagaaataaggtactaagtgctattatgccatggctttacttcaatagtgattatcttggtgacagatttccttcaaaaggtctcctacagcagtgaagaaaaatggctgggttgttatggaaacctggagtaaaactgtgtatgtggagactggaggacctgcgagcctctattggctgataagggtcatgtgaccaagcttctattggctaatgcatttttggggaatatctcaggaacgttacgtcctaaagagctgagacctggtctaaaaccttcccggacacctgatgtacctgtgtgccaaatttcgggattgtaaatgcaacggtgcggattcctttagcggacatgctcacacacacatacactcagctttatatattagatttcatGAACATGATTAGGGGAGCgcccatcttgtctgagctggtCTTAACCTAATTGAGAAAGCAAGAAaaatgctttacggcagccccatgatcCATAGACACAATGAACTGGAGGGGacttcactgacttctatgggagagttttctaggcatgctctgtgcagaggtcaggagggaatgttggatcctgtgttatctatgcacaaaggtgatatctgtcattctaaacctgcctgtaatgataaggagataacTACAGtatagtgatctgtacagactcaAGCATGTATTAGACCggcagattttctgccagatgatcgctaatgagcgttcatagtAACGCTTGTTTAGCGATCATCTGACGGTGGAATACTGCCgcagattacccaatgaacacgcaaatgcttgttcatcgggcaattgtGATCTTTAAGCATGCTGAGAAATCATGATTCGATGATTCGCCGGCGACAGATAGCACTgcctaatcacgatctgctgccggcaaataactagacagcatggggaggagcgatggtATAACGATCGTTCCTCTCCATGccgtggaggtgatcgctgcatataatagcgagcaggcaattgtcaggaagaACCGCTttcctcccgacaatcgcctgcagaatcgggctgtctaatacagccttaaggAGTCTATTATGattcttagtggccagtgcgaaaactgcaggagttTGAGGGTTTTGTTTAAATgatagatattgacatgaaaaataaaaaatatcatcaaaaattctttaaaaatatgtttaacttaAAAACACTATTCAAACAATAGCTCATTTTCTGATGACCCGTTCCCTTTagggcacatgcacacgaccgtatatattttgcggtctgcaaaaaacggatccgcaaaacatatggatgacgtccatatgcattccgtattttgcggaacggaacagctaatagaacagtcctatcattttccgtaatgtggacaataataggacaggttctatttttttgcggaacagaaatacggacatacggaaacggaatgcacacggagtaacttcattttttttttgcggacctattgaaatgaatggttccacatacggtccacaaaaaaccccggaacggacacggaaagaaaatacgtttgtgtgcatgagcccttaatgtgtaAAATGCCTGTCTGTTCTGGATAGCCGGATACATGTAGATCTCTATGTCCATAGCCCGGTGATTAGATCCCACATCAGGCATGGCAGTAATTGCCGTGCTACAACTAAGAATATAACCTGGTTAATTGACATTCCCATGTGAACTCTTTCCAAGAGGAAAACAACACAGTTGTATTACATACCTGAGTGTGTTATAGGAGCACCTACCTCCAGCTATAGTCAATATACTACCAGCACCTACTGTACATACTCCATAGAGTTAACTCTAAACACATGTTGCAGAAAAGCAGCAGCATCTGAAGCTCAACTGAATCTTCCTTCAAGTCTATGAAGTCTGGCTGTTGGTTGTTAAGCCCCTTCTAACTCACATTGTTAACCTCCATTTGCTGTATTGTAGATTttaatttaactctttgtgtgacaGATGGATTTTAATAATGTTCCACTAACCCAGCTGAAGACACCTGTCTGAAGAGCCCATGCTCACTCCAGGAACCAGTCCAGACAGTGAGCCCAGCAGCAGCACTCTGGACAGCACAGGGCAGGTCATGCACAGAAGGCTGGGAATGCACAAGAAGGAGGATGCATGTCTTACCGGGGGCTGCAGAGACAACAGTCCAGATCGCCTGGTTGATCCTTGCCTTGAACTTATTCTCTTCCAGGACTCACTAAACCGTCCCCGGCTGGCACGGCTGGCACTCCTCTTCCTCCCTGCTTCTCCCCCTTCTTCTCTTATGGAGCAGCATTTCTCCAGTTCGCCGGGGTTCCTCCACTTCTTCACCATTGTCTGCACAGTGTGGATGCAGAGTTTTCCTTTGCTTTGTGCTGTGGTCTCAGCTGCACGGTACCTGCTGATCAGTACAAACTTGCTGCACACTCCTCCCAAGGTGTAGCCGCTCTCCAGGGATCTGGCAGCTAAGGGGTGTCGCCTGCCAGCGCCATAGAGACTGCAGGGGCACACCTTGCCTGTGCCTAACAAGGTGGCAGGTTGGCTACGCACAGGTGGGCATTAGCACAGAGGCTGGACTTGGACGGGGACACTAACACTGGCATCAAACAAGGAAAGACAAAGCATGTGCTGCAAGGAATGCAGGCTGATTTGTGTGAACACAAGGCTGAGAGACCACAGGCAGTAATAGGGCTGAAAAGAAGGCGAGCAGTGAGGAGGAACAGGGCACGCTCCACATGCCTACTGCATCCCTCACTCACCGAGGATGCACTGCGCCGGGAAATACAGTTTTCTACTGATTATCTCTTAGGAGTCAGAACTTCTTATGGGTCCGATAACTGTATCCTATATCACTGCAGTCCTGAGCTATCCCGGGTATACCGGTCAATGCAGTCCTGAGCTGTCCCGTGTATACGGGTCACTGCAGTTCTAAGCTGTCCCCGGTACACTGGTCACTGCAGTCCTGAGCTGTCTTTTGGCAACAAAGTGCATAACGAGGGCACCTGGGACTGCAGGgtgaaggaggggaaaggcgcaTGAGGGGTTAATGCTCTGGCGGGAAAATCCAGGCAAAGGGttggttaatgcacagccagagGAGTTCCTGGAGGGAGGTATAAAAGAGCAGGAGGGAGGGGTTAAGGCAGAGCTCACCAGTGGCCGAGAGGACGTGCCTGTGAAGAGCTGGAGTCCAGAAGATGGCAGATGAACTCCTGAGGATGGTGGCTCAGCGAGTGGCAGAAGAAGGGACAGCTTGTCCAGGGACCAGAACAGTTCGAGATCACCAGCTCCTGCACTCACACCAGCAGTGAGAGGTacatgtagcagggttaacacacaaactcttaactcaaactcattgcgttatcttgaaacaagccattgaaaagcaatggaaggtgtttgcttaacgcatttagtatagataacacatctcagaaagcatgtgtgttaactctactacatcgtaGGTCGATTCGTGAATCCCGTCCCCCATCTCAGTTCAGTCCCAGCTCAGCAGGTCGTCCTGCTCACAATGCTCACTCTGCAGACATCAGGCGGAGGCAGCCGGCCAGGACCGCACAAGTTTCTCCAGCTCTCTGAGTGTGAAATAGTGCCTCCCACTCCCCCTCCGAGGAGGGAGGTGGGGAGAGACCGAGAGCTGCAGCATGTGTCTCAGCAGGAGGAAGCAAGGGCTGCACAGAAGGTTaacagaggagcaggtaagtgtgGTGCATGTTCCCTGGATAAAGGGTTAGGACAGCAGAGAGAATGAGCTGTGTGAGTAGCAGGGAGAGGGAAGGTGTGAGTAGCAGGGAGGGGAGAGTGGCTTCTCCTGCACGGCCCTTACAGCTCTCTgcgcagggctctggcagtgctgcTCATGGGTCCCTAGCCCACTTAGATAGTATACCATCAGGGAGTAGCCCCCGTCAGGGGGGTGCACAGGCCTTTCAGGTACACGTGTTTGTGCTGTTTCCCTGTCTGGTCATTCTTTTGCAGGATCTTCTGCTGGTggtagaagaaagaagagaaggcaCTGTACGTATCGTCGCGGGGAACACGGACGTTCGAGGAGTCATCGCAGGAGACGGTATCGTTCTCGCAGATGCGCTTCTTCTACATCATCCAGCTGTACATATTCCTCATCTCAGCGTTCCTCGGGCAGTAGTTCTTCTGGACCTGGAGCCGAACAACGTTGGAGCGTTGGAACTTGTTATGCCGAAAGGACAAACAGCAGAGGCTACTCCGGCCTGTGGACCAGGTGGGGAACAGTCGACGACTACAGCATCTCTGGCTACGCCTGAAGCACCCCTGGGAGCCTCAGGGACGCCGTCAGTAGGTGAGAAAACATGTCTTAATGCATGGTTATCAAAAGGTACTGATTTGCTGGGTATCTTAAAACAGGTTTTTGATCAAGGTTCTATCAATAGGGGAGCTTTGGCTTCACCTTTGCCACCAGAGAGGGCTTCTACCCTGCCTGAGAGGTCAAATAGGGTGGTTGGTTTGACTTTTCACAGTTCCCTTTTTTGCAGAGTCGCACCTTTAGGCACTCACTTGGCAACAGACGTTAAGGAGAACATATGGAGCAACAAGTTTGTGGATGTGTGGTCCTTGGTCTCTGTTGATCATGTGACAGTGGACAAAgagcgaagtttagaaaaatggTCTGACAAGAAGCCTAAAATGGCAAAAACTTTTGGGAATTGTCTTCATGGGTTTGCTATCCTTGCCCATGTGATTTGCCAGCACTTCCCTGAGAAGGGTGCCGAGTTGTTTATTTATCTTGACACCATTTTCAGTGGGCACATGTAGCATGGTGGCGTTACAACGAGGAATTTCGGCTGCGCCTCGCCTTGTCATCAGGTATCGGATGGGCCTCAAAAGCCACCGATGTCTGGTTATAGCTTATTCTCTCTCAAAAGTGGCGGCTCAACGACCCACCGTAGTGTGTTGGCTGTACAATGAGGGTCACTGCAGATTCTTTCTCTCCTGCAAGTCTAGACATGAATGCTCCATATGCGCGGGGGCTCATGTGGCGGTCTGTTTCAGGAGAAATAAGCGACCTGTTAAAGTGGGTTCTGCCAAGGGAGCGGAGAACGCCGGTTAGCGTCAGCGCAGTGGGGTCGTGGCTAGGCAAGTATTCCAGGAGGCAAGAATATGTAAGGAAGAGGGAGGCAGCGCCATATGTGCGGTGTCACTTTGTAGAGAGTGGATTGATGAAGGTTAGGGTACGCTTACCATCTGtggttgtgaggagtcacaaccaCTGTAGAGAGCCTTGCTGGTAATTATAGTTCGCCGACCAGCACAGCGGCTTGTTCCACGCTGCAGCCGCGGTCACTCTGTGGTGCCCCAGTATAATTCCAAGCAAGCTCCAGAAAAAGGAGTTAAAATAAGTTTTTTGCGAGTTTTTCTTTTGATAGGAGGCAAGAATACTCACTGATTGTTTTAGTGAGAGATTTTCTATCCCTCATGTATCATCATCAACATTAATTTTGTCGGATAATCTGAAATCAGTTTGAGAGAATGTTGGAGTTGCCCGGCAAAAGTTACAGAAGGAAGTGACTTCTTGGGGGCGTTGAGGGTTGGGGAATAGATTGCTCCAAGTGCCAAACGAAAAGGAGGACTGGGCTGCACAGAAGGTTAACAGCTGCGGATGTATTGTGGTCGCAGAGTGTGGTAAAACTTTGTGTCCGCAGGTCTAAAACTGATAAGGTAGGTTGTGGCACTTGGTTGTCTATCAGAGCAGTGGGTGGGGAATTTTGCCCGTGTAAGGTGGTTGGGGAATTTTTGGTACACATGAACGAGTCTTTGTTGACGCGTTTCCAATTTTGTGGTGGTTTTTAAGGCCTGCTTCAATTTTTTGCATTTGGATCCTAAGGAGTTTGGGACCCATTATTTTTGGATAGGTGCAGCAACTGAGGCAGATGCTTTGGGCATTGGGGAAGAGGCAGTTAAGAGCATTGGTAGGTGGAGTTCAAACTGTTTTAGGTCTTACATCCGCAATGACTTAGTTTTGTCTTAATTTTTGTTCACAcactatgtttttttcttttactagATTCCCTCCGCCCTCAAGCCTTGATCGTGGGTCTTTCATATATCTTTTCGGCGCAGAGAAGAACGGAAGGTCAACCCTGCGGTGGCAACCTTGGCGTTGACAATGTCGCTGTTCATTGGTGGGGTGTCCGGGGCCTACGGTGGGTACAATTGCTGCCATTAGTGGTACAGGCTAGCAAGGATTTTATTGGCCCCATGATATTGGTTATACATGTGGAGGATAACGATCTGGGTAAAACTACGTTAGTGAAGCTTTTTTCACTAATGAAGGCGGATTTGGAGCATTTTAAATTGTTCAAGTCCTGCATACTGGTATGGTCGGAAGTGGTTTCTAGGAGAGTGTGGAACGATGCCAGGAGCGTTGCGGCGATCGAGAAATCTAGACGCTTTCTCAATGTTAGGATTTCACATTTTGTGTGGTCACGAGGGGGAGTGGCTATACGCCACTTaatgcttaaccacctccggaccgcctaacgcacatgtgcgttccggaggtggcaggctggcgcacagtcacgcatatacgcgtcatctcgcgagacgcgagatgacgcgagtatgcgcgtgcgcagttcgcggcggcatttcatcgagaggtatttcgtcagcaacctgccagccaatgatcgtggctggcaggttgctgatttttaaaaaatccaatcaaagtgccagatagcagatcatatttgtaaatatgatctgttatatggctgcctgctcctctgctggttcttttcgtcggttggatccagcagaggagcaggcttcacagtgagtacaccaaacactacactatagcccctgatcacccccc
This portion of the Bufo gargarizans isolate SCDJY-AF-19 chromosome 1, ASM1485885v1, whole genome shotgun sequence genome encodes:
- the LOC122932717 gene encoding uncharacterized protein LOC122932717 isoform X2 → MCLSRRKQGLHRRLTEEQDLLLVVEERREGTVRIVAGNTDVRGVIAGDGIVLADALLLHHPAVHIPHLSVPRAVVLLDLEPNNVGALELVMPKGQTAEATPACGPGGEQSTTTASLATPEAPLGASGTPSVDSLRPQALIVGLSYIFSAQRRTEGQPCGGNLGVDNVAVHWWGVRGLRIVTAGGR
- the LOC122932717 gene encoding uncharacterized protein LOC122932717 isoform X1, giving the protein MSCVSSREREGVSSREGRVASPARPLQLSAQGSGSAAHGSLAHLDSIPSGSSPRQGGAQAFQVHVFVLFPCLVILLQDLLLVVEERREGTVRIVAGNTDVRGVIAGDGIVLADALLLHHPAVHIPHLSVPRAVVLLDLEPNNVGALELVMPKGQTAEATPACGPGGEQSTTTASLATPEAPLGASGTPSVDSLRPQALIVGLSYIFSAQRRTEGQPCGGNLGVDNVAVHWWGVRGLRIVTAGGR